A stretch of the Myripristis murdjan chromosome 24, fMyrMur1.1, whole genome shotgun sequence genome encodes the following:
- the mycn gene encoding N-myc protein isoform X1, with translation MPAIISKNSDLEFDSLQPCFYPDEDDFYFCGPDSAPPGEDIWKKFELLPTPPLSPSRAALPGEQATASPDADPLGFGLGDPLDWASELLLLPEDDIWGAPDDGDLFGSALDTTNPNSIIIQDCMWSGFSAREKLERVVTEKLGKAISTAAGGGRGVCVKAPEVVSRNSVSECVDPTVVFPFPVNKRTGSRDSAGTLPTSTAHGSAASDSEDEDEDEDEEEEEEEEEEEEEEEEEEIDVVTVEKRRSTITKASPMATGTVTISVRPKMGSSGGAVSGSGVVSRFVSRAPQELILKRSSVHQQQHNYAAPSPYASDDDPAPPPKKQKTTDAPRPPTRTISSSSSSSSTSCGSVGSTAATSGARSKRSASGDSSPRGGSDSEDSERRRNHNILERQRRNDLRSSFLTLRDHVPELAHNEKAAKVLILKKAAEYVSSLETEEMRLQQEKDRLQARRQQLMRRLEQARTR, from the exons ATGCCGGCGATCATAAGTAAAAACTCCGACTTGGAGTTTGACTCCTTACAACCATGTTTCTACCCGGACGAGGACGACTTCTACTTCTGTGGCCCCGACTCTGCGCCACCGGGAGAGGACATCTGGAAGAAATTCGAGTTGTTGCCCACTCCGCCCCTTTCGCCGAGCCGAGCCGCGCTACCGGGGGAGCAGGCGACGGCCTCCCCGGACGCAGACCCCCTAGGCTTCGGATTAGGAGACCCACTGGACTGGGCTTccgagctgctgctcctgcccGAGGACGATATCTGGGGGGCACCCGACGATGGGGACCTGTTCGGCTCCGCTTTGGATACTACTAATCccaacagcatcatcatccaGGACTGTATGTGGAGTGGCTTCTCCGCCAGGGAAAAGTTAGAGCGGGTGGTCACGGAGAAGCTCGGAAAGGCTATTTCCACCGCCGCGGGAGGCGGCAGGGGTGTGTGCGTCAAGGCGCCGGAGGTGGTTAGCCGCAACTCGGTGTCAGAGTGTGTGGACCCCACGGTGGTATTCCCTTTCCCTGTCAACAAGAGGACCGGCAGCAGGGATTCAGCCGGGACCTTGCCCACTTCCACAGCCCACGGAAGCGCTGCCAGTGACTCTG aagatgaggatgaggatgaggatgaagaagaggaggaggaggaggaggaggaggaggaggaagaggaggaggaggagattgaTGTGGTTACAGTAGAGAAGAGACGTTCCACAATCACCAAGGCGTCACCCATGGCGACGGGCACCGTCACCATCTCTGTGCGTCCCAAGATGGGTTCATCCGGGGGCGCTGTCTCAGGGTCCGGTGTGGTGAGCCGGTTCGTCAGCCGGGCGCCGCAGGAGCTGATCCTGAAGAGGAGCTCGGtccaccagcagcaacacaactACGCAGCGCCCTCGCCGTACGCGTCGGACGATGACCCCGCCCCGCCACCCAAGAAACAGAAGACCACTGACGCCCCGCGACCCCCGACCAGAACCATCTCCTCATCTTCGTCGTCCTCCTCCACGTCCTGCGGCTCCGTCGGCTCCACCGCCGCCACATCGGGGGCGCGCAGCAAACGCAGCGCCAGCGGGGACAGCAGCCCGCGAGGCGGCTCCGACTCGGAGGACAGCGAGCGCCGGCGCAACCACAACATCCTGGAGCGCCAGCGCCGCAACGACCTGCGCTCCAGCTTCCTGACGCTGCGCGACCACGTGCCCGAGCTGGCGCACAACGAGAAGGCGGCCAAGGTGCTGATCCTGAAGAAGGCCGCCGAGTACGTGAGCTCGCTGGAGACGGAGGAGATGAGGCTCCAGCAGGAGAAGGACAGGCTCCAGGCCCGCAGGCAGCAGCTGATGCGCAGGCTGGAGCAGGCCAGGACTCGCTAA
- the mycn gene encoding N-myc protein isoform X2, whose amino-acid sequence MPAIISKNSDLEFDSLQPCFYPDEDDFYFCGPDSAPPGEDIWKKFELLPTPPLSPSRAALPGEQATASPDADPLGFGLGDPLDWASELLLLPEDDIWGAPDDGDLFGSALDTTNPNSIIIQDCMWSGFSAREKLERVVTEKLGKAISTAAGGGRGVCVKAPEVVSRNSVSECVDPTVVFPFPVNKRTGSRDSAGTLPTSTAHGSAASDSDEDEDEDEEEEEEEEEEEEEEEEEEIDVVTVEKRRSTITKASPMATGTVTISVRPKMGSSGGAVSGSGVVSRFVSRAPQELILKRSSVHQQQHNYAAPSPYASDDDPAPPPKKQKTTDAPRPPTRTISSSSSSSSTSCGSVGSTAATSGARSKRSASGDSSPRGGSDSEDSERRRNHNILERQRRNDLRSSFLTLRDHVPELAHNEKAAKVLILKKAAEYVSSLETEEMRLQQEKDRLQARRQQLMRRLEQARTR is encoded by the exons ATGCCGGCGATCATAAGTAAAAACTCCGACTTGGAGTTTGACTCCTTACAACCATGTTTCTACCCGGACGAGGACGACTTCTACTTCTGTGGCCCCGACTCTGCGCCACCGGGAGAGGACATCTGGAAGAAATTCGAGTTGTTGCCCACTCCGCCCCTTTCGCCGAGCCGAGCCGCGCTACCGGGGGAGCAGGCGACGGCCTCCCCGGACGCAGACCCCCTAGGCTTCGGATTAGGAGACCCACTGGACTGGGCTTccgagctgctgctcctgcccGAGGACGATATCTGGGGGGCACCCGACGATGGGGACCTGTTCGGCTCCGCTTTGGATACTACTAATCccaacagcatcatcatccaGGACTGTATGTGGAGTGGCTTCTCCGCCAGGGAAAAGTTAGAGCGGGTGGTCACGGAGAAGCTCGGAAAGGCTATTTCCACCGCCGCGGGAGGCGGCAGGGGTGTGTGCGTCAAGGCGCCGGAGGTGGTTAGCCGCAACTCGGTGTCAGAGTGTGTGGACCCCACGGTGGTATTCCCTTTCCCTGTCAACAAGAGGACCGGCAGCAGGGATTCAGCCGGGACCTTGCCCACTTCCACAGCCCACGGAAGCGCTGCCAGTGACTCTG atgaggatgaggatgaggatgaagaagaggaggaggaggaggaggaggaggaggaggaagaggaggaggaggagattgaTGTGGTTACAGTAGAGAAGAGACGTTCCACAATCACCAAGGCGTCACCCATGGCGACGGGCACCGTCACCATCTCTGTGCGTCCCAAGATGGGTTCATCCGGGGGCGCTGTCTCAGGGTCCGGTGTGGTGAGCCGGTTCGTCAGCCGGGCGCCGCAGGAGCTGATCCTGAAGAGGAGCTCGGtccaccagcagcaacacaactACGCAGCGCCCTCGCCGTACGCGTCGGACGATGACCCCGCCCCGCCACCCAAGAAACAGAAGACCACTGACGCCCCGCGACCCCCGACCAGAACCATCTCCTCATCTTCGTCGTCCTCCTCCACGTCCTGCGGCTCCGTCGGCTCCACCGCCGCCACATCGGGGGCGCGCAGCAAACGCAGCGCCAGCGGGGACAGCAGCCCGCGAGGCGGCTCCGACTCGGAGGACAGCGAGCGCCGGCGCAACCACAACATCCTGGAGCGCCAGCGCCGCAACGACCTGCGCTCCAGCTTCCTGACGCTGCGCGACCACGTGCCCGAGCTGGCGCACAACGAGAAGGCGGCCAAGGTGCTGATCCTGAAGAAGGCCGCCGAGTACGTGAGCTCGCTGGAGACGGAGGAGATGAGGCTCCAGCAGGAGAAGGACAGGCTCCAGGCCCGCAGGCAGCAGCTGATGCGCAGGCTGGAGCAGGCCAGGACTCGCTAA